The nucleotide window TTAAAATTTTTCTTACTTAATCTTGTATAAACTGTGTCAGCATCTGGAATTTTATATTTTGTTATTTCTTCCAATCTTTTGCAACCATTTTCAAGGTATCTTCCCCTTATTGAGCAAAATGTTATCCCCTTCAAAATTTTTTCATCCTCATATATCGAATTTTTATTAGAATGAAAGTTAATAATATTTCTTACCAAACTAAAACAAAATCTATTTAATTTCCTTAAAGATTTATTATTTGCCTGAGGCATTATCCTTTCTTTTTCCATAATCTGGGATTTTGCCTCAGGAAATAATTTTTTCTAAATTTTCACTTTCGGAGATACTGATCCCTCATATTTATATAAAGTTAAATATTCGGGCTGAAATACATTCATGTTAAAGCATTCCGCAAAAACTGGGATAAGCTTTGGTCTTACTTCAGGAGTTATAACAACTCTTGGTCTTATGGTGGGATTGCATAGCGGAACAAATTCAAGAAGTGCGGTTATTGGAGGAATTCTTACGATAGCAGTTGCAGATGCTTTTTCTGATGCTCTTGGAATTCATATTTCAGAGGAATCTGAAAACAAACACACATCAAAGGAAATATGGGAATCAACTTTCTTCACATTTCTTGCAAAATTCATTTTTTCAATATCATTTGTTTTTCCAGTTATATTTTTAAAACTTAATTTCGCAATGATTGTAAATATTTTTTATGGAATAGTTCTTCTTGCACTATTCAGTTTTTACTTGGCAAAGGAGCAAGGAGCGGAAAGATGGAAAGTAATAACGGAACATGTTACAACTGCAGTTATTGTTGTTATAATTTCCCATTATGTAGGAGAAGCAATAAGCATGTTTTTCTCCTAAATTCTTAAACTTATTGCAACATGATCCTTTGCATAAGGAGAGAGTTCAATCATTTCAATTATTTCATGATTTTCCTCTATTTTTTTCCTTACTTTTTCAAAAATTTTCTTTGGCTTCATCGCCATATCTATACTCCTTGCCTTTGTCATTATCACTCCATATTCTGGAGAAAATTTATCAATATTCTTTAAAAAAATTTCAATCTGATTTTTCTGGGCTATATCCTGATATAAAAAATCAATTTCATCAACTATTTTTTCATATTCCTCGGGTTTGTTTGCATCTCCCATTATAGGAATCATATTATTCCTTTCCTGGCAAAGCTTTACAAATTTTTTCATTGGCTTGAAAGCAATTTCAACTCCATAAATAATACCATCACTAGCTATATCTGAAAAATGACTTGCAGTTGTTCCATTTGCAACTCCTAAATAAAGAATTCTGCTTTTTTTATTCAATGGAAAGAATTTCATTCCCTTAAGTATGAAAGCACACAT belongs to Thermoplasmatales archaeon and includes:
- a CDS encoding fibrillarin-like rRNA/tRNA 2'-O-methyltransferase → MKEIFEGIYREENKIFTKNLIPGKSVYGEKIIKIGKDEFRAWSSYRSKMCAFILKGMKFFPLNKKSRILYLGVANGTTASHFSDIASDGIIYGVEIAFKPMKKFVKLCQERNNMIPIMGDANKPEEYEKIVDEIDFLYQDIAQKNQIEIFLKNIDKFSPEYGVIMTKARSIDMAMKPKKIFEKVRKKIEENHEIIEMIELSPYAKDHVAISLRI